A stretch of Deltaproteobacteria bacterium DNA encodes these proteins:
- a CDS encoding SUF system Fe-S cluster assembly protein, producing MDELKDKIVESLRTCYDPEIPVNIYDLGLIYDIDVDPSGAVDVKMTLTSPACPVAGTLPPEVECKVREVDGVVAARVEVVWDPPWEPAMMTEAAKLELNMM from the coding sequence ATGGATGAACTCAAGGACAAAATCGTCGAGTCGTTGCGGACCTGCTACGACCCGGAAATTCCGGTCAACATTTACGACCTCGGCCTCATCTACGACATCGACGTCGACCCGAGCGGCGCGGTGGACGTGAAGATGACGCTCACCTCGCCCGCGTGCCCCGTGGCCGGCACGCTGCCGCCCGAGGTCGAGTGCAAGGTGCGCGAGGTCGATGGCGTCGTCGCCGCGCGCGTCGAGGTCGTCTGGGACCCGCCGTGGGAGCCCGCAATGATGACCGAGGCCGCCAAGCTCGAACTCAACATGATGTAG
- a CDS encoding FAD-dependent oxidoreductase, with protein MIITHTSKVRSIRWHTDDIFEVAIDRLDLPFTPGMAISVLGPDGKTVRSFSLSSGTQEPEFRSLIKLVPGGKVSPWIAEHKNGEEIQFRGPFGMFKPGQHKTPDPWIYICTGTGVTPLLSAFHSRIEHPPAQVLYGVKRIEDAVYHRELAEWCDVRMAISRDPRTEFHHGRVTDFLDEMPRTPETYYYLCGLDAMMYDVIDWLHDHGVDKEHIKTEVFFKAPRKKPGEAEAEMA; from the coding sequence ATGATTATCACGCACACGTCCAAGGTCCGGTCGATCCGGTGGCACACCGACGACATCTTCGAAGTCGCGATCGACCGGCTCGATTTGCCGTTCACGCCTGGCATGGCGATCAGCGTCCTCGGACCCGACGGCAAGACGGTGCGTTCGTTCAGTCTGTCGTCGGGGACGCAGGAACCGGAGTTTCGCTCCCTCATCAAACTGGTGCCGGGCGGCAAGGTCTCGCCGTGGATCGCCGAGCACAAGAACGGCGAGGAGATCCAGTTTCGCGGCCCCTTCGGCATGTTCAAGCCGGGGCAGCACAAGACACCCGATCCGTGGATCTACATCTGCACGGGCACGGGCGTCACGCCGCTGCTGTCGGCGTTTCACAGCCGCATCGAACATCCTCCCGCGCAGGTGCTGTACGGCGTGAAACGCATCGAGGACGCGGTCTATCATCGCGAACTGGCCGAGTGGTGCGACGTGCGCATGGCGATCTCGCGCGATCCGCGGACGGAATTCCATCACGGGCGCGTGACGGATTTTCTGGACGAGATGCCGCGCACGCCGGAAACGTATTATTACCTGTGCGGCTTGGACGCGATGATGTACGACGTGATCGACTGGCTCCACGACCACGGGGTGGACAAGGAGCACATCAAGACCGAGGTGTTCTTCAAGGCGCCTCGTAAAAAGCCCGGCGAGGCCGAGGCCGAAATGGCGTGA